A genome region from Lytechinus pictus isolate F3 Inbred chromosome 14, Lp3.0, whole genome shotgun sequence includes the following:
- the LOC129275975 gene encoding alkaline phosphatase, tissue-nonspecific isozyme-like encodes MTDSFYRNIIHVYSDDEAGKIDNHCDGNGADDKDKGTIEHQDDDDRIDASYWNARGRAALEEALQNQRLNLNIAKNIIFFLGDGLDVTTTTAARIRKGQLAGGLGEEASLHFESFPHVGLVKTYNTDRQVPDSAGTATAYLCGVKSKFGTLGVDDRVERGKCSSIEGAAVDSILIDSMKAGKSTGFVTTARVTHASPAALYAHTPDRRWENDKDLDESDVREGCKDIALQLIEHGKTMNVIMGGGRRELTPRNVEDPEYDGDYGQRRDGRNLIEDWLKDKDSMRSHYVWNLGDFDSVNPETTDHLIGLFQPSHMKYEADRRWDRAGEPSLAQMTEKAIKILQRTSDNGFFLFVEAGRIDHGHHDGMARDALTETLSMDDAIGVALRLTSSEDTLIVSTADHAHVMTMAGYPSRGNPILGGEAAELMFDIWGAELMFNLDGSGAKLMFNLGARN; translated from the exons ATGACTGATTCATTTTATCggaacattatacatgtatatagtgacGATGAAGCTGGCAAAATTGATAACCATTGTGATGGAAATGGTGCCGATGATAAAGATAAAGGGACGATAGAACATCAAGACGATGATGACAGAATAG ATGCGTCCTACTGGAATGCTAGAGGTCGCGCCGCGCTGGAGGAGGCGCTCCAAAACCAGAGACTCAACCTCAATATCGCCAAGAACATCATCTTCTTCCTCGGCGACGGCCTCGACGTCACGACGACGACGGCAGCGAGGATACGAAAGGGTCAGCTCGCCGGCGGTTTGGGCGAGGAAGCATCGCTGCATTTTGAAAGTTTTCCACATGTAGGGCTAGTTAAG ACTTATAATACAGACCGCCAGGTCCCCGATTCGGCGGGAACAGCAACAGCATATCTTTGTGGGGTGAAAAGTAAATTTGGAACTCTTGGAGTCGATGATCGTGTGGAAAGGGGAAAGTGTTCGTCGATAGAGGGAGCTGCAGTCGATTCGATTTTAATAGATTCAATGAAAGCTG GAAAGAGTACCGGATTCGTCACCACGGCTCGGGTCACCCACGCCTCGCCAGCCGCGCTCTATGCTCACACCCCAGATCGTAGGTGGGAGAATGACAAGGATCTCGATGAAAGTGACGTCAGAGAAGGCTGTAAGGACATCGCCCTCCAGCTCATCGAACACGGCAAGACCATGAAC GTTATCATGGGCGGTGGTCGTCGCGAGCTCACGCCACGCAACGTGGAAGATCCCGAATACGATGGCGACTACGGACAGCGTCGCGATGGTCGTAATCTCATCGAAGACTGGCTCAAAGACAAAGATTCCATGAGGTCCCATTACGTCTGGAACCTTGGCGACTTCGACTCAGTCAATCCGGAGACTACCGACCATCTTATCG GTCTGTTCCAGCCATCGCATATGAAATACGAAGCGGATCGGAGGTGGGACAGGGCCGGGGAACCGTCCCTTGCTCAGATGACAGAGAAGGCTATCAAAATACTTCAACGGACGAGCGATAACGGATTCTTCCTTTTTGTCGAAG CTGGTCGAATCGACCACGGCCACCACGACGGGATGGCTCGAGACGCCTTGACAGAGACCCTTTCCATGGACGACGCCATCGGGGTTGCACTTCGTCTTACAAGCTCAGAAGATACGCTGATCGTATCTACTGCTGACCACGCCCACGTGATGACGATGGCGGGCTACCCATCAAGGGGAAATCCAATTCTCG GGGGAGAGgccgccgaattgatgttcgacatatggggagccgaattaatgttcaaccTAGATGGGtcgggcgccaaattgatgttcaacctaggggcgaGGAATTGA